The following proteins are co-located in the Desulfoscipio sp. XC116 genome:
- a CDS encoding ABC transporter substrate-binding protein, which yields MIKPLKLLVATLLGLLILAVLIQSKLPDRGGPATGRSADGNDTTGSNNKHITIAQEHTVSTLDPAAATDTGSIRLISNIFEGLVRFKPGTAKIEPCLAESWKLSEDGLTYTFYLRQNVSFHDGVALDASAVQYSVQRQLTNQSGGTTTYADFVYAPLEKVKVIDQHSIEFHLKYPYAPFLNNLAIPMAAPIVSPAVSRLPRDKLSSHPAGTGPFIYAGEKNGGQILKANHDYWNTPPAIEEISFLSVPDTDQRVQMLLDGHIDIALDLTFAQTAGLRFKGYPVLRATGLDIGYLGFYTDRRPFNQPAVRRAIASSLDHREILEKLWPQETRPALGPLPPAVLGYDPNITQIDCAPDKAAQLLREAGYTNGLSFTLITYTDKRPYSPGGGQILAEALAKSLAEHGITVKVQAYPWQQFKQALSRREGNAFLYGWISDNGDPDNFLYTLLAENQVKNGLNLTRYQNEELETMLLSGRHTADPDTRQQFYRQAQQIINRDVPWLTLNHSLHYSATSPRVQGFLLSPTDWPLLCGIIKD from the coding sequence ATGATAAAGCCTTTAAAGCTGCTCGTTGCCACCCTTCTTGGCCTGTTAATACTGGCTGTACTTATCCAGTCCAAACTGCCGGACCGGGGAGGTCCCGCCACGGGACGGAGTGCGGATGGCAATGACACCACAGGATCTAATAATAAGCATATTACAATTGCCCAAGAACACACCGTATCCACACTAGACCCGGCAGCCGCCACCGATACCGGATCAATACGATTAATTTCCAATATATTTGAAGGGCTGGTGCGGTTTAAACCAGGCACCGCCAAAATCGAGCCCTGCCTGGCCGAATCATGGAAACTGTCTGAAGACGGGCTGACCTATACGTTTTATCTGCGCCAAAACGTTAGCTTTCATGACGGTGTCGCGCTGGACGCCTCGGCCGTACAGTACAGCGTGCAAAGGCAATTAACCAACCAATCCGGCGGAACCACCACTTACGCTGATTTTGTATATGCGCCGCTGGAGAAAGTAAAGGTTATTGACCAACATTCCATCGAGTTTCACCTAAAATATCCTTACGCACCGTTTTTAAATAACCTGGCCATACCCATGGCGGCTCCGATAGTCAGCCCGGCGGTGTCACGCCTGCCCCGTGATAAGTTAAGCAGCCACCCGGCGGGCACCGGACCATTCATCTATGCCGGGGAAAAAAACGGCGGCCAAATCTTAAAGGCCAACCACGATTACTGGAACACCCCGCCGGCAATAGAGGAAATATCATTCTTAAGCGTACCCGATACTGATCAGAGAGTGCAAATGCTGCTGGACGGCCATATTGATATTGCCCTTGATCTAACCTTTGCCCAAACAGCCGGGTTGCGTTTTAAAGGTTATCCGGTGCTGCGGGCCACCGGTCTGGATATAGGCTACCTGGGCTTTTATACCGATCGCCGGCCATTTAATCAACCGGCCGTGCGCAGAGCCATAGCATCGTCACTGGATCACCGGGAGATTTTAGAAAAGCTCTGGCCTCAGGAGACACGCCCGGCTCTTGGTCCATTGCCGCCCGCAGTGCTTGGCTACGACCCTAATATAACTCAGATCGACTGCGCGCCCGATAAGGCTGCTCAACTGCTGCGGGAAGCGGGATATACCAACGGGCTTTCTTTTACTTTAATTACTTATACCGATAAACGGCCTTACAGCCCCGGAGGTGGCCAGATTCTGGCCGAAGCGCTGGCCAAATCACTGGCCGAACATGGAATAACCGTAAAAGTGCAGGCCTACCCCTGGCAGCAATTTAAGCAAGCTCTAAGCCGCCGGGAAGGGAATGCCTTCTTATATGGTTGGATCAGCGACAACGGTGACCCGGATAATTTTCTATACACTCTGCTGGCGGAGAATCAAGTAAAAAATGGATTAAATCTCACCCGTTATCAAAACGAAGAGTTGGAAACAATGCTGCTAAGCGGCCGCCACACCGCTGATCCGGATACCAGGCAGCAATTCTATCGCCAGGCACAACAGATAATCAACCGGGATGTACCATGGCTGACGCTTAATCACAGCCTTCATTACTCAGCCACCTCCCCCCGGGTACAGGGATTTTTATTAAGCCCTACGGACTGGCCATTATTGTGCGGAATCATAAAAGATTAG
- a CDS encoding general stress protein, producing the protein MKTVLSTFPNRDAAEKAVAELRQKGFEKDISIVARDEQNREKNQYTTMGTDGVTDGATTGGVLGGLAGLAVGAGALAIPGIGPLIAAGPIAGLLSGAATGGVAGGLVDWGIPRERSQFYEDRVKQGNVLVSIRADDNRINEAADILRRSGAQDVETH; encoded by the coding sequence ATGAAAACAGTATTAAGCACTTTCCCCAACCGGGATGCAGCGGAAAAAGCAGTGGCCGAACTGCGCCAAAAGGGGTTTGAGAAAGACATATCCATTGTAGCCAGAGACGAGCAAAACAGGGAGAAAAACCAGTATACCACTATGGGCACCGATGGTGTCACAGACGGTGCCACTACCGGCGGAGTACTGGGCGGTCTGGCCGGGCTTGCGGTAGGCGCCGGAGCGCTGGCCATCCCGGGCATTGGACCGCTGATCGCCGCCGGCCCTATTGCCGGGCTGCTCTCCGGCGCCGCCACCGGCGGTGTTGCCGGCGGTCTGGTAGACTGGGGCATCCCCCGGGAGCGCAGCCAGTTTTATGAAGATAGAGTTAAACAGGGTAACGTTTTAGTCTCCATCCGTGCCGATGACAACCGCATCAACGAAGCCGCCGACATACTAAGACGCTCAGGTGCGCAGGATGTCGAAACCCACTAA
- a CDS encoding class I SAM-dependent RNA methyltransferase — protein sequence MDNVELIATATFGLEALVAQEVKNLGYQKVTVENGRVTFNADLSAVCRANLWLRTADRVRLKVGEFKAATFDELFEKTRALPWPELIPGDARFPVEGKSVKSTLFSVSDCQAIVKKAVVESMKQKYKQSWFSEQGPLYKIEVALLKDIATLTIDTSGAGLHKRGYRELASQAPLKETLAAALIILSHWHPDTVLMDPCCGSGTIPIEAALIGQNIAPGMNREFVSESWPTIPRELWRQARKETHDLARYNLSLDIVGTDIDNDVLRLARQNADEAGVEEQIHFQRLPVADVRSSKKYGKIICNPPYGERLGEQREVERLYREMGQVFSRLDTWSFYMLAAHPQFERLFGRQATKKRKLYNGNIKVDYYQYYGPRPPKKARNDFNLKD from the coding sequence GTGGATAATGTCGAACTAATCGCTACGGCTACTTTTGGTTTGGAGGCGCTTGTCGCGCAGGAAGTTAAAAATTTAGGTTATCAAAAGGTAACAGTGGAAAATGGCAGGGTTACCTTTAACGCGGATTTGTCCGCTGTCTGTCGGGCCAACTTATGGCTGCGCACGGCGGACAGGGTGCGCCTGAAGGTTGGTGAATTTAAGGCTGCTACTTTTGACGAACTCTTTGAAAAAACCAGGGCGTTGCCCTGGCCCGAACTAATACCTGGTGACGCCCGGTTTCCTGTGGAAGGCAAATCCGTTAAGTCTACCCTGTTTAGCGTATCTGACTGTCAGGCTATTGTAAAAAAAGCAGTTGTTGAGAGCATGAAGCAAAAATATAAACAGTCATGGTTTTCCGAACAGGGACCGCTATATAAGATTGAGGTGGCTTTATTGAAAGATATCGCCACCCTGACCATTGATACAAGCGGTGCCGGGTTACATAAAAGGGGTTACCGGGAACTGGCCAGTCAGGCACCTCTTAAAGAAACACTGGCTGCGGCGTTAATAATATTATCGCACTGGCATCCGGACACTGTTTTAATGGATCCCTGCTGTGGTTCCGGCACTATCCCTATTGAAGCGGCGCTGATCGGCCAAAATATTGCGCCGGGGATGAATCGGGAATTTGTTTCCGAGAGCTGGCCCACCATACCAAGGGAATTGTGGCGACAGGCCAGAAAAGAGACTCATGATCTTGCCCGTTATAACCTGTCTCTGGATATCGTGGGCACGGATATAGATAATGATGTTTTAAGGCTGGCGCGTCAAAATGCCGACGAGGCGGGGGTGGAAGAGCAGATTCACTTCCAGCGCCTGCCGGTTGCCGATGTGCGATCAAGTAAAAAATACGGCAAGATTATTTGTAATCCGCCTTATGGCGAACGATTGGGGGAACAGCGGGAAGTGGAACGGCTGTACAGGGAAATGGGGCAGGTCTTTAGCCGGCTGGATACCTGGTCTTTTTACATGCTGGCCGCTCATCCGCAATTTGAAAGGTTGTTTGGCAGGCAGGCCACTAAGAAAAGAAAGCTCTACAACGGCAATATAAAAGTGGATTATTACCAGTATTACGGTCCCCGGCCACCCAAAAAAGCAAGAAATGATTTTAACTTAAAGGATTAA
- a CDS encoding molybdenum cofactor biosynthesis protein MoaE, which produces MINEKMKKISPSIDEWLKEAKADPMALQEGMFLVHNGVVRQTPKAKVRQGLDDGSLVKGMEFAYDAVKVDAAIAETYKMDGVFYVKVWLNEGRLEVGDDIMYVLIGGDIRPHVIDALQFLVEKIKTKCVTEIEQKL; this is translated from the coding sequence ATGATTAATGAAAAAATGAAAAAAATATCACCATCTATTGATGAATGGCTCAAAGAAGCAAAAGCGGATCCAATGGCTTTACAGGAAGGGATGTTTTTAGTCCATAACGGTGTTGTGCGTCAGACGCCCAAAGCTAAAGTCCGCCAGGGGCTTGATGATGGTTCGTTGGTAAAAGGAATGGAATTTGCCTATGACGCGGTGAAAGTAGATGCGGCGATTGCGGAAACTTATAAAATGGATGGCGTTTTTTACGTTAAAGTCTGGCTTAATGAAGGCCGGCTTGAGGTTGGTGACGACATAATGTATGTACTGATAGGCGGCGATATTAGACCACATGTTATAGATGCCCTGCAATTCCTGGTTGAAAAAATCAAAACTAAATGTGTTACGGAAATAGAGCAAAAATTATAA
- a CDS encoding TIM barrel protein, which yields MQQMRFGPAGNADSFYEAGFKSSLDMPGWLAGMGLNAYEYQCVRGVHIKQETASKLGEAARVHKIALSIHAPYYISLGATDRVIREKTRKHFMDALRAANWMGARIVVMHPGGKVGNDRPAALLRAKEHLAELLDIAQADGFGDITVAPETMGKPAQLGNLDEILELCTVGKGVVPTVDFGHLHAAGAGALTDVAAFNAVLDKIEAALGAEAVKNLHMHFSPIEFTRAGERRHRTTLDEGYGPDFAHLARLIRARNMTPTVICESAGRQAEDALIYRRIYEAMV from the coding sequence ATGCAACAAATGCGTTTCGGTCCGGCGGGAAATGCCGATTCTTTTTACGAGGCGGGTTTTAAGTCGTCGCTGGATATGCCCGGGTGGCTCGCCGGCATGGGGCTTAATGCTTATGAATATCAGTGTGTCCGGGGAGTGCATATAAAACAGGAAACGGCAAGTAAATTAGGTGAAGCGGCCAGGGTTCATAAGATTGCTTTAAGCATACACGCGCCTTACTATATCAGCCTGGGAGCCACAGACCGGGTAATCAGGGAAAAAACCCGTAAGCACTTTATGGACGCGCTGCGAGCCGCTAATTGGATGGGGGCCCGAATCGTGGTTATGCACCCGGGCGGCAAGGTGGGAAATGATCGGCCGGCCGCATTGCTTCGGGCTAAAGAACATCTGGCGGAATTGTTGGACATAGCTCAGGCAGATGGCTTTGGTGATATAACGGTAGCACCGGAGACAATGGGCAAACCGGCCCAGCTGGGTAACCTGGATGAGATTCTGGAACTGTGCACTGTAGGTAAAGGGGTCGTGCCGACGGTTGATTTCGGTCATTTGCATGCTGCTGGGGCGGGTGCTTTAACCGACGTGGCGGCTTTTAACGCGGTACTGGATAAAATTGAGGCGGCGCTGGGCGCTGAGGCGGTAAAAAACTTGCATATGCATTTTAGTCCCATAGAATTTACCCGGGCGGGGGAACGCCGACACCGCACCACACTGGATGAAGGGTACGGCCCGGATTTTGCACATTTGGCCCGACTGATCCGGGCAAGGAACATGACCCCGACGGTAATCTGTGAATCCGCCGGGCGGCAGGCCGAAGATGCGTTGATTTACCGGCGGATTTACGAAGCCATGGTTTGA
- the speE gene encoding polyamine aminopropyltransferase, protein MEVWFTEDQTKHLRIGCRVREVLFSGQSPFQKVAVLDTVEFGRMLTLDNVIQTNIKDEFVYHEMITHVGLNTHPNPKKVLVIGGGDGGAVREIVKHKDIEKVVHVEIDQMVIDVAKKFFPELSSGFNDPRVEILVADGIKHVKENKGVYDMIIVDSTDPVGPAVGLFSEDFYRSVFEALTDDGLFVAQTESPFFNGGLITQVTATISGIFPVTRLFWAVVPTYPGGYWTFTMGSKKHDPLVADVDKERIAAFKTKWYSPEVHRAAFVLQPFVKELLPR, encoded by the coding sequence TTGGAGGTATGGTTTACCGAAGATCAAACTAAACATTTGCGGATTGGCTGCCGGGTGCGTGAGGTGCTATTCAGCGGCCAGTCACCTTTTCAAAAAGTAGCGGTTTTAGATACCGTGGAATTTGGGCGCATGCTTACCCTGGATAATGTTATCCAGACCAATATAAAGGATGAATTTGTTTATCACGAAATGATTACTCATGTAGGGCTAAACACTCATCCCAATCCTAAAAAAGTATTGGTCATTGGTGGCGGTGACGGAGGCGCAGTGCGGGAAATCGTCAAGCACAAGGACATTGAGAAAGTCGTACATGTGGAAATTGACCAGATGGTCATTGACGTAGCGAAAAAATTCTTTCCCGAATTAAGCTCGGGCTTTAATGATCCCCGGGTGGAAATATTGGTTGCTGACGGCATTAAACATGTTAAAGAGAACAAAGGCGTCTATGACATGATAATTGTTGACTCTACCGATCCGGTAGGCCCGGCGGTGGGTCTTTTCAGTGAAGATTTTTACCGCAGTGTATTCGAGGCTTTGACTGATGACGGGTTGTTTGTAGCTCAGACCGAATCGCCGTTTTTTAACGGCGGGCTGATCACCCAGGTAACTGCCACTATTAGCGGCATATTCCCTGTGACCAGGCTGTTTTGGGCTGTGGTGCCCACCTATCCGGGCGGCTACTGGACATTTACCATGGGTTCCAAAAAACATGACCCGCTGGTGGCGGATGTGGACAAGGAAAGAATAGCGGCATTTAAAACCAAATGGTATTCGCCCGAGGTGCATCGTGCCGCTTTCGTGCTGCAGCCATTTGTAAAGGAATTGTTGCCGCGCTGA
- a CDS encoding arginine decarboxylase, pyruvoyl-dependent, protein MLPTPKKFFLTAAAAEGYNELTAFDNALLAGKIGNINLLKVSSILPPAAEYDPDLIIPPGSLVPTAYGFICSEVPGELIAAAVGVGFSADTFGVIMEFAGRCSRDEAAAKIEAMLREAFASRGMELKDMKIAAAEHRVEKVGCALAAVPMYY, encoded by the coding sequence ATGTTACCTACCCCAAAAAAGTTTTTTTTGACAGCTGCCGCCGCAGAAGGTTACAACGAACTAACCGCTTTTGACAATGCCTTGCTGGCAGGCAAAATTGGCAATATTAATTTGCTTAAAGTTAGCAGCATATTGCCCCCGGCCGCGGAATATGATCCCGATTTGATTATTCCCCCCGGTTCGCTGGTGCCAACCGCTTACGGTTTTATTTGCAGTGAAGTGCCCGGCGAATTGATTGCCGCTGCGGTGGGAGTGGGTTTTTCCGCGGACACCTTTGGCGTGATTATGGAATTTGCCGGACGCTGCAGCCGTGATGAGGCAGCGGCCAAAATTGAAGCCATGCTCCGGGAGGCCTTTGCATCGCGGGGTATGGAGTTAAAGGATATGAAAATCGCTGCCGCGGAACACCGCGTGGAAAAAGTGGGCTGTGCGCTGGCAGCCGTACCTATGTACTATTAA
- a CDS encoding Gmad2 immunoglobulin-like domain-containing protein, with product MHSLSKQPLVKLLVLFLLILSTGCSDPNEQPEQKNNANKLDKTAKVQSQTPDINLPVYLVKYTPEGAYIVREVHTVPQTKPVAQAAMQELIKDKNSVLPPGTKVLGIDIEKGLATVNFSKEVLNNPNVGSDGEQLAIQSIVNTLTDLPNIEKVAFQVNGRADGRAQDWWGHVGLYEQPFKQDYSMVYEPAIWVTHPSPHQVSSVPLLVRGSARVSEGLVKARLLNDNGEILAETQATAAAAAPERGDFEMSIKFDPPSDGEGVLEVYRTNPSDGSIQDKVAIPLQWP from the coding sequence ATGCATTCACTTAGCAAACAACCGCTGGTGAAACTGCTGGTTTTATTTTTGCTAATCCTAAGCACCGGCTGTTCAGACCCCAATGAACAGCCGGAACAGAAAAATAATGCTAACAAATTGGATAAAACTGCAAAAGTACAAAGCCAGACACCGGACATTAACTTGCCTGTCTATTTAGTGAAATATACTCCTGAAGGGGCCTACATAGTCAGAGAGGTACATACCGTCCCTCAGACCAAACCAGTTGCCCAAGCAGCCATGCAAGAATTAATTAAGGATAAAAACAGCGTTCTTCCGCCCGGCACCAAAGTCCTGGGAATTGACATTGAAAAAGGTCTCGCTACAGTAAATTTCTCCAAGGAAGTACTGAACAATCCCAATGTGGGATCCGATGGTGAACAATTGGCAATTCAAAGCATTGTAAATACCTTAACTGATTTGCCCAATATAGAAAAGGTAGCTTTTCAGGTGAATGGACGTGCCGACGGGCGGGCACAAGACTGGTGGGGACATGTAGGCCTTTACGAGCAACCGTTTAAACAAGATTACTCCATGGTTTACGAACCCGCCATTTGGGTTACCCATCCCTCGCCCCATCAAGTAAGTAGTGTGCCTTTATTGGTTAGAGGCAGCGCCAGAGTATCCGAGGGGCTGGTCAAGGCCAGATTGCTGAACGACAACGGTGAAATACTGGCCGAAACTCAAGCTACGGCTGCCGCGGCGGCTCCGGAGCGAGGCGACTTTGAAATGAGTATCAAATTTGACCCGCCCTCAGACGGCGAAGGAGTGCTGGAGGTTTACCGAACAAATCCGAGTGACGGCAGTATTCAAGATAAAGTAGCTATTCCGTTACAGTGGCCATAA
- a CDS encoding type II toxin-antitoxin system RelB/DinJ family antitoxin, translating to MANVNIRVDDNLKKKAEEIFTELGLSMSAATNVFYKQVVRYGGIPFDLRISDPFYSAENQARLQKSISDYETGKSKPIVKTMTELEEMANE from the coding sequence GTGGCAAATGTAAATATTCGTGTTGATGATAATTTAAAAAAGAAAGCTGAAGAAATTTTTACGGAACTTGGTTTGTCTATGTCTGCCGCAACAAATGTTTTTTATAAGCAAGTAGTTAGATACGGCGGTATTCCATTTGATTTGCGTATATCCGACCCATTTTATTCTGCTGAGAATCAGGCTCGTTTACAAAAGTCCATCAGTGATTATGAAACTGGAAAAAGTAAGCCAATTGTAAAAACGATGACCGAATTAGAGGAAATGGCCAATGAGTAA
- the speB gene encoding agmatinase, whose product MHEFLENCSGFMGAGSDYRAARLVLVGMPMDFTVSFRPGTRSGPRRIREVSIGLEEYSPYQQRDLKDYCYYDAGDVVLPFGHVSQSLKRLEDVVGKLLADDKFPLVLGGEHLITLAPVKRMVQKFPDLAVLHFDAHADLRMDYLGESMSHATVMRRVAEVVGSHNVYQFGIRSGTADEFAYGRENTGFYPFEILTPLKQTMDRLRGRPVYITLDIDVVDPAFAPGTGTPEPGGCSAAEIMAALHMLEDLNVVGMDLVEVCPVYDQSDRTALLAAKLVREAILLFGSDK is encoded by the coding sequence ATGCACGAGTTTTTGGAAAACTGCAGCGGGTTTATGGGGGCCGGTTCTGATTACCGGGCGGCCCGGTTGGTGTTGGTGGGCATGCCCATGGATTTCACCGTTAGCTTCAGGCCGGGCACCCGCTCGGGTCCCCGGCGCATTCGGGAGGTTTCCATAGGTTTGGAGGAATACAGCCCGTACCAGCAGCGGGACTTAAAAGATTACTGTTACTATGATGCCGGTGATGTTGTGCTGCCTTTCGGGCATGTGTCCCAGAGCCTGAAACGTCTGGAGGATGTTGTTGGCAAACTATTGGCGGATGACAAATTTCCGCTGGTTTTGGGCGGCGAGCATCTGATTACCCTGGCACCGGTTAAACGCATGGTCCAAAAATTTCCGGACTTGGCCGTGCTGCATTTTGACGCCCATGCCGACTTGCGCATGGACTACCTGGGGGAGAGTATGTCCCATGCTACGGTAATGCGCCGGGTGGCGGAGGTGGTGGGCAGTCACAACGTTTACCAGTTCGGCATCCGCTCCGGTACTGCCGATGAATTTGCTTACGGGCGTGAGAACACCGGATTCTATCCTTTTGAAATACTAACTCCGCTGAAGCAAACGATGGACCGGCTGCGCGGAAGACCGGTTTATATTACCCTGGATATTGATGTGGTGGATCCCGCCTTTGCCCCGGGTACGGGTACGCCTGAGCCGGGCGGGTGCAGTGCCGCGGAAATAATGGCGGCGCTGCATATGCTGGAGGACTTAAATGTGGTAGGCATGGATTTGGTGGAAGTCTGCCCCGTCTATGACCAATCCGATCGCACTGCTTTGCTGGCGGCTAAGCTGGTGCGGGAAGCAATTTTACTTTTTGGCAGTGATAAATAA
- a CDS encoding S8 family peptidase, translating to MLLQQVKWIRENRLKMCANLKKRLVADYKPVRYVPCFLQGLVRKLKRKWHKHKVIIQLDPLLRDNVGLQTLSNMLGIKVKKELNIINAVSAKLSVERLEQIVQHMSVVKIWYDYEVRALLNIASPAVEAPELWQSPDGAKYTGAGVTVAVIDTGIYPHPDVMDRIVFFKDFVKNATAAYDDNGHGTHVAGCAAGDGGRSDGKFRGPAPGAGLVGLKVLDKYGAGSLSTVIEAVQWCRDNHVQYNIKVVNLSLGSSALQSYKEDPLCLAVEELWRSGVVVCAAAGNDGPAENTVGTPGIDPVIITVGASDDYNTTDISDDDIADFSSRGPTVDGLAKPDLLTPGVNIISLRAPDSQLDKKDSVSRYDNDYTVLSGTSMATPICCGVVALLLEAQPDLIPDQVKERLISSCRSLGEYSANEQGAGLVDAGAAAQAAFAGQSGII from the coding sequence ATGTTATTGCAGCAGGTCAAATGGATACGGGAGAACAGGCTCAAGATGTGCGCCAATTTAAAGAAAAGGCTGGTGGCCGATTATAAGCCTGTTAGATATGTACCGTGTTTTTTGCAAGGATTGGTGCGCAAATTAAAGAGAAAGTGGCATAAACATAAGGTTATCATCCAGCTTGACCCCTTGCTGAGGGATAATGTCGGACTGCAAACATTATCCAACATGCTGGGGATTAAAGTTAAAAAAGAGCTGAATATTATTAACGCAGTGTCGGCGAAACTTAGCGTGGAGCGATTGGAACAAATAGTACAGCATATGTCCGTAGTTAAGATCTGGTATGACTACGAGGTAAGGGCGCTTTTAAACATAGCATCCCCCGCGGTGGAAGCCCCGGAATTATGGCAATCTCCGGACGGAGCGAAATACACCGGAGCCGGAGTAACGGTGGCGGTGATAGATACCGGAATATACCCGCATCCGGATGTAATGGATAGAATTGTTTTTTTTAAGGATTTTGTTAAAAATGCAACGGCAGCGTATGACGATAACGGTCATGGTACCCATGTGGCAGGTTGTGCCGCCGGGGATGGCGGCCGCTCCGATGGTAAATTTCGTGGTCCGGCGCCGGGGGCGGGTTTGGTGGGCCTCAAGGTGTTGGATAAATACGGGGCGGGCAGTTTATCCACGGTTATTGAGGCTGTGCAGTGGTGTCGAGATAATCATGTCCAGTATAATATTAAAGTAGTTAATCTATCCCTGGGGAGTTCCGCACTGCAATCCTATAAGGAGGACCCTCTATGCTTGGCGGTGGAAGAACTTTGGCGGTCGGGTGTAGTGGTCTGCGCTGCCGCGGGTAACGACGGGCCTGCCGAAAACACTGTCGGCACTCCTGGGATTGACCCGGTAATCATAACAGTGGGGGCATCCGATGATTATAATACCACCGATATAAGCGATGATGATATAGCTGACTTCTCCAGTCGGGGTCCCACCGTAGATGGGCTTGCCAAACCAGACCTGTTGACGCCGGGCGTTAATATTATTTCCTTGCGGGCACCCGATTCGCAGTTGGATAAGAAAGACAGTGTATCCCGGTATGACAATGACTATACCGTTCTTTCCGGTACTTCCATGGCCACGCCTATCTGCTGCGGGGTAGTGGCTCTGCTGTTGGAAGCCCAACCCGATCTTATTCCGGATCAGGTCAAGGAACGGCTGATTAGTTCGTGCCGTTCATTAGGTGAATACTCCGCCAACGAACAGGGGGCCGGCTTGGTGGATGCAGGGGCGGCGGCACAAGCAGCATTTGCCGGGCAGTCCGGAATAATATAA
- a CDS encoding LysM domain-containing protein: MKPADYEGKSVREIEKQISNGKGVLGWRVRIVHILLALLFILLGYGGASLILHNEIDRLVADNTTMKIKNGVLKEDNASLKKQLNDNQRVNQPISVIYHDVKKNDTLGSICVRYYGTGSYASHLAKLNGLTVKTTLQVGQIIKVPKEPDASWKKNGEN; this comes from the coding sequence ATGAAACCTGCCGATTATGAAGGCAAATCTGTTAGAGAGATAGAGAAGCAAATTAGTAATGGAAAAGGTGTATTGGGGTGGAGGGTTCGTATAGTCCATATTCTGCTCGCGCTTCTATTTATACTGCTGGGCTATGGCGGAGCCAGTTTAATTTTACATAATGAAATAGATCGCCTGGTTGCGGATAATACCACAATGAAAATTAAAAATGGCGTTCTTAAAGAAGATAATGCCTCGCTTAAGAAACAATTAAACGACAACCAAAGAGTTAATCAACCGATTTCGGTTATCTATCATGATGTAAAGAAAAATGATACCCTGGGCAGTATTTGCGTGAGATATTACGGTACCGGCAGTTATGCGTCGCACTTGGCTAAATTAAATGGTTTAACTGTAAAAACTACTCTTCAAGTAGGTCAGATAATTAAAGTGCCCAAAGAACCGGATGCGTCTTGGAAAAAAAACGGTGAAAATTAA
- a CDS encoding peptidylprolyl isomerase, which produces MATQQVLISTDKGNIKLELYPEKMPVTVENFLKLTNDGFYNGLAFHRVEHWVVQGGDPKGNGTGGPGWTIKLETHPDLPNVRGAVAMARSAHPDSAGSQFYILKEDADWLDGQYAVFGIVAEGMDIVDKLDIDDKMNEVKVAG; this is translated from the coding sequence GTGGCAACGCAGCAAGTACTCATCAGTACTGACAAAGGAAACATTAAATTGGAATTATACCCGGAAAAAATGCCTGTGACGGTAGAAAATTTTCTAAAATTAACTAATGATGGTTTTTATAACGGGCTGGCCTTTCATCGGGTGGAGCACTGGGTGGTTCAGGGTGGCGACCCAAAAGGCAACGGCACCGGAGGACCGGGCTGGACAATAAAGCTTGAGACTCACCCTGATTTGCCAAACGTGCGGGGCGCGGTGGCCATGGCCAGATCGGCGCACCCCGATTCCGCCGGCTCGCAATTCTACATATTGAAGGAAGATGCCGACTGGTTGGACGGGCAGTACGCGGTTTTCGGGATAGTTGCGGAAGGTATGGATATAGTCGATAAATTGGATATTGATGATAAAATGAATGAGGTAAAAGTAGCGGGTTAA